In Corynebacterium sp. P4-C1, the sequence GGCGTAGACCAGGCCGAGGGCGAAGATGAAGATCATCGACGACGCCATGGATACCATCACGTAACCGATGCCGGCACGCACCCGCTGCGGGGACGCGCCCATGGTGAGCAGGATGTAGGAGGCGACGAGGAAGATCTCGAAACCCACGTACAGGTTGAATAGGTCGCCCGCCAGGAACGACAAGTTCACGCCCATGGACAACAGCATGTAGATCGGCAGGAAGACATCGACCGGGTCGTTCTCGTTGCCGTCGCGGATACCCTGGCTGATCGCGAACCACATGACGCAGAACAGCACGATCGCCGACACGAACAGCATGATGCCGGAGAGGCGGTCGGCGACAAACGTGATGCCGACCGGGGCGTCCCACCCGCCCATCTGCAGCGTCTGGATGCCCGCGATGTCCGCCACCAGAATCATCGACGCCGCGATCACCGCCAGCGCCAGGAAGGTGAAGAACGCGATGTTGCGCTGCAGCGGGCGGCGCTTTCCGGCGAGCAGGATCAGCGCGGCGGACAGCGCCGGCAACAGCACCGGCAGCGGAATCAGGTACGGCATCGCCGGCAGCAGGAACTCGACGTACGACTCGTAGAAGGTCGGGTCGGCGAAGGTGGGGTTATTCATCGTCGCCCTCCTTCAAGGGGTCTTCGAAGGAGCGGGGCCCGAAAGCGTCGCCGCCGCTGCGCAAACGACCGGTCTCCGGGTCGTCGGAAGCGTCCGCGTCCGGGGCCGCCGAAGGGGTGGCCGGACGCGCGGCGATGGCCTGGTCCTCCGTGTCATGCTCGATCACGTCGTCGGTGCGGTAGCGGTACTGCCTGTACAGCAGTGCCAGGATGAACGACACCATCGCCATCGCGATCACGATCGCGGTGAGGATCATCGCCTGCGCCAGCGGGTCGGCTGATTGGTCGGTGGACATGGAGTCGCGGTCCAGGATCGGCGGGGCACCGGCCTGCCCGCCGGACTGCAGCAGCAAGAGGTTCGCGCCGTTGCCGATCAGCATCACGCCGAGCAGCATGCGCGTCATTGCTCGGTCCAGCATCAGGTATACGCCCGCCGCGATCAGCACGCCGGAGGCGATGAGCAAGAACAAATTCGCTTCCATTACTGCACCTCCCCAGTTCGAGTTGTCGAGATTCCGCGTTCAGCTTGGGCACGCTTATCGACGTCTCGCCTTCTCCCCCGCAGCCGCGCCCCCGCCCGCTGCTTCTCCCGGGCCCGCTTGCGCTCCTCGTTCTTCCGCTGCAGGGCACGGGCACGGTCGCGTGCACGCTCCTTGCGCTCGTCCTCCTCGCGGTCGATCTGGCCGCCGAGTGAGGTGAGAATGTGCATGACCAGGCCGACGACGATGGTGTAGACACCGGCGTCGAAAAGTAGTGCGGAAGGAACCGTGACAGGCCCGATGAGCGGAAGTTCCGGCTCGATGTAGCCGCTGGTCAGCGGCGGGTGGCCGAGGAACATCGGGGCGACGGCGGCCGCGCCGGAGAGCAGCAGGCCGGTGCCGAGAAGTTTCGACGGGTCCACCGGCAGCGCCTCTTCGAGCTCGTCGCGGCCGCCGGCGAGGTAGCGCAGCGTGAGCGCCAGACCCATCACCAGGCCGCCGGCGAAACCTCCGCCGGGAGCGTTGTGGCCGGAGAAAAAGAAATACGCGGACAGCAGCACCATCGCGGGGAAGAGGAGACGGGTGACCACGTCGACCATGATCGAGCGGTTCTGGGCCTTCTCGCCTTCCACACCGGCGGCGAGCCAGCGCGGGCGGCGCGTGGACAGCGTCGGACGGCGTGAATCGCGCGTGAAGGACTGGGTCCGGTAAATCAAACTGGCCACGCCCGTCGCCGCGATGACCAGCACGCAGATCTCGCCCAGGGTGTCCGCCGCGCGCAGGTCCACGAGCAGCACGTTGACGGTGTTGCGCCCGTGGCCGATCTCGTAGGCCAGGTCGGGCATGAGCACCGAGATTGGCTCGGCCACCCGCGCTGACATCGCCGCCATGGCCACCACCACGACCGAAAGGCCGGTGCCCACCGACAGCCATGCGCGCAGGCGGTTGTCCGCGTCCTTCTTCACATCCACCTCAGTGGGCAGCTTGCGCAGGACCAGCATGAACACGACCATCACGAGCGTCTCCACCAGCACTTGCGTCAGCGCCAGATCCGGGGCACCGTGCAGCGCGAAGATCAGCGCCGAAGCGTAGCCGGTGAGCCCCACCAGGATCACAATGGACAAACGGTTGCGGATCATCGTCGCGGCGACCGCGCAGCTGATCATCACCATCACGGTCATGCCCTGCCACGGAGTGTCCCACAGGATCATGTGGGTGTCGGC encodes:
- a CDS encoding Na(+)/H(+) antiporter subunit C, which codes for MEANLFLLIASGVLIAAGVYLMLDRAMTRMLLGVMLIGNGANLLLLQSGGQAGAPPILDRDSMSTDQSADPLAQAMILTAIVIAMAMVSFILALLYRQYRYRTDDVIEHDTEDQAIAARPATPSAAPDADASDDPETGRLRSGGDAFGPRSFEDPLKEGDDE